One Persephonella sp. IF05-L8 DNA window includes the following coding sequences:
- a CDS encoding methyl-accepting chemotaxis protein produces the protein MGLFGCKDAYRTIDKLKEEIEKKDEYIAKLEELLKAKDEEVKVLQNDLKKKQQQIDEFQSKLEGIKGKFGDLQEYLKNQWKILDYLQEEGVFIANTDFKPGKEGNELIFVNKRGKEILKKLGEDINKIYGFNIDWEHPEGISIHKFHKDPDRIKQLLKSLKPGEVIKNADIVVGNHIIESYRFAVTDPDGNIVGYAATWKDVTSDRFLDKIILDTSPEMVMTIYETAQIGINTFKLRDEMTTFKNNLNHIVDSVAEISDALTELSSSIQEVQRTQEDINQLVEKGSQSIEKSVANIRQSVEVISKLTESTAELRKRVTGIEHILDVILEITEQTNLLALNAAIEAARAGEVGRGFAVVADEVRKLAEKTSKSANEIREVVMAIMEEMEKTETEVTNVRDIINEGAEYSEEIENILDKIKEANIRITDMIMRQTASTEEQSNTIRSVSERSKELLGSIDDILDIGIELDHIANATFKNSMEVWNMFKKIRRVGELDLLTRILEHAEFVENVIKAIEGKGTFTPVDHTQCNLGKWYYTEGLLEAEKYGPEAVELMKELEKAHIEFHNLGIEIMKLQEEGKIDEAIEKVDMLAEKSRNIANILIKLFQIIVMKRRETKT, from the coding sequence ATGGGTCTCTTTGGGTGCAAAGATGCATATCGGACTATAGACAAACTAAAGGAAGAGATAGAGAAAAAGGATGAATACATAGCCAAACTTGAGGAGTTGCTGAAAGCAAAAGATGAAGAGGTAAAAGTTTTACAAAACGATTTAAAGAAAAAACAGCAGCAGATAGATGAATTTCAGAGCAAATTAGAAGGTATAAAAGGAAAATTTGGAGACCTGCAGGAATATCTAAAAAATCAATGGAAGATACTTGATTATTTACAGGAAGAAGGAGTATTTATAGCAAATACAGACTTTAAACCAGGTAAAGAAGGAAACGAACTGATTTTCGTAAACAAAAGAGGAAAAGAAATTCTTAAAAAACTTGGAGAAGATATCAACAAAATATATGGATTTAATATAGACTGGGAACACCCAGAGGGAATATCAATACATAAATTTCATAAAGACCCAGATAGGATAAAACAACTTCTCAAATCTCTAAAGCCAGGAGAAGTTATCAAAAACGCAGATATAGTTGTAGGAAATCATATAATAGAATCCTATAGATTTGCCGTTACAGACCCTGATGGTAATATTGTAGGATATGCAGCTACATGGAAGGATGTAACCAGCGATAGATTTCTGGACAAGATAATACTTGATACTTCTCCTGAAATGGTAATGACAATCTACGAAACAGCCCAGATAGGTATAAACACATTCAAACTCAGAGATGAAATGACAACCTTTAAAAACAACCTAAACCACATTGTTGATTCTGTTGCCGAGATTAGTGATGCTTTAACAGAATTATCAAGTTCTATTCAGGAAGTTCAAAGAACACAGGAAGATATTAATCAACTTGTTGAAAAAGGTTCACAATCTATTGAAAAATCTGTTGCAAATATCAGACAATCAGTCGAGGTCATATCAAAACTCACAGAATCCACAGCAGAACTAAGAAAAAGAGTTACAGGCATAGAGCATATACTTGATGTAATACTTGAAATTACGGAACAAACCAACCTTCTTGCATTAAATGCAGCGATAGAAGCTGCAAGGGCTGGAGAAGTAGGAAGAGGATTTGCAGTTGTTGCTGATGAAGTAAGAAAACTGGCAGAAAAAACATCCAAAAGTGCCAATGAGATTAGAGAAGTTGTAATGGCAATCATGGAAGAGATGGAAAAAACAGAAACAGAAGTTACAAATGTCCGTGACATAATTAATGAAGGTGCTGAATATTCCGAAGAGATTGAAAATATTCTTGATAAGATTAAAGAAGCCAATATTAGAATAACAGATATGATTATGAGACAGACAGCTTCAACTGAAGAACAATCCAATACAATCAGGTCTGTATCAGAAAGAAGCAAGGAACTTCTTGGGTCTATAGACGATATCTTAGACATTGGTATTGAGCTTGACCATATTGCAAACGCCACTTTCAAAAACAGTATGGAAGTATGGAATATGTTTAAGAAAATTAGAAGAGTAGGAGAATTAGACCTGCTTACAAGGATACTTGAACATGCAGAATTTGTGGAGAATGTAATTAAAGCTATAGAAGGAAAAGGAACATTTACACCTGTAGACCATACCCAATGTAATCTTGGAAAATGGTACTACACAGAGGGACTTTTAGAGGCTGAGAAATACGGTCCAGAAGCTGTTGAACTTATGAAAGAGCTTGAAAAAGCTCATATTGAATTCCATAATCTTGGTATAGAAATAATGAAACTTCAAGAAGAAGGAAAAATTGATGAAGCTATAGAAAAAGTTGATATGCTTGCAGAAAAATCAAGAAACATTGCAAACATACTGATTAAACTATTCCAGATAATTGTTATGAAAAGGAGAGAAACAAAAACTTA
- a CDS encoding protein phosphatase CheZ: protein MAEGLFQEVKKLLEIIEQYKKDIETLGSKKEGFKSVNTHIELAIKESEEATKKLIDNIMDISSDLKELLSLISQIEDEELKNKITTRLEKILSQLTNSLTLLEFQDIVSQRLIKISNFISDVEKEILKILLLFGISEEKSENKKEELREKLEELEWKKEVSQEDVDDILKQFGM, encoded by the coding sequence ATGGCTGAAGGACTGTTTCAAGAAGTTAAAAAATTACTTGAGATTATTGAACAGTATAAGAAAGATATAGAAACTCTGGGTAGTAAAAAAGAAGGGTTTAAAAGTGTTAACACCCATATAGAACTTGCCATAAAAGAAAGTGAGGAAGCCACAAAGAAATTGATTGACAATATTATGGATATCAGCTCAGACCTAAAAGAATTACTTTCTTTGATTTCCCAGATTGAAGATGAAGAATTAAAAAATAAAATCACAACCAGGCTGGAGAAAATATTATCCCAATTAACAAATTCGTTAACACTTCTTGAATTTCAAGATATAGTTTCCCAGAGGTTAATTAAAATTTCAAACTTTATATCCGATGTTGAAAAAGAAATATTAAAAATATTACTTTTATTTGGAATAAGTGAGGAGAAATCAGAAAACAAAAAAGAAGAACTTAGGGAAAAACTTGAAGAACTTGAATGGAAAAAAGAGGTTTCCCAGGAAGATGTTGATGATATTCTAAAACAGTTTGGAATGTAA
- a CDS encoding chemotaxis protein CheW, translating into MSELEVLGLREIEAEVTNEERLITFRLGDELVGVNIKDVIKITKDIEITPVPKTKPYILGVMNLRGNIIPVVSLKKKFNLQGEEVEKPTIVVVETELGHIGITVDKVEGAININPKDIQPPPMNSIGIDPEFIEGVVMIDTEDGHKELLTLLNIKKIFRPENL; encoded by the coding sequence ATGTCAGAATTAGAAGTCCTTGGTTTAAGAGAAATAGAAGCAGAAGTAACAAATGAGGAAAGGCTTATAACATTCAGGCTCGGAGACGAGCTTGTAGGGGTAAACATAAAAGATGTAATAAAAATCACCAAAGATATAGAGATTACTCCTGTTCCTAAAACAAAGCCGTATATCCTTGGAGTTATGAACTTACGGGGTAATATTATTCCAGTCGTTTCATTAAAGAAGAAATTTAATCTCCAGGGTGAAGAAGTTGAAAAACCAACAATTGTTGTAGTTGAAACAGAACTTGGACATATAGGGATAACAGTAGATAAAGTAGAAGGAGCTATTAATATCAATCCTAAAGACATACAACCTCCTCCTATGAACTCTATAGGAATAGACCCTGAATTTATCGAAGGTGTTGTAATGATAGATACAGAAGATGGACATAAAGAACTTTTAACCCTTTTAAACATAAAGAAAATATTTAGACCTGAGAACCTGTAA
- a CDS encoding chemotaxis response regulator CheY yields MALPDPNIRILVVDDMATMRRIIKGLLEQLGFKNIDEAEDGKVALQKLKTSKYDFVITDWNMPNMTGLELVQEIRKDPELKHLPVLMVTAEAKKENVLMAIKAGVNNYIVKPFTAEVLKEKIEKIFSAMKK; encoded by the coding sequence ATGGCATTACCTGACCCAAACATAAGAATACTTGTTGTTGACGACATGGCTACCATGAGAAGAATTATAAAAGGACTTCTTGAACAGCTTGGTTTCAAAAATATAGATGAAGCAGAAGATGGAAAAGTTGCCCTTCAGAAATTAAAAACCTCAAAATACGACTTTGTAATAACAGACTGGAATATGCCAAATATGACAGGACTTGAACTTGTACAGGAGATTAGAAAAGACCCGGAGCTAAAACATCTACCTGTGCTTATGGTAACTGCTGAAGCCAAAAAAGAAAACGTCCTGATGGCCATAAAAGCAGGAGTGAACAACTACATAGTAAAACCATTTACAGCAGAAGTCCTGAAAGAAAAAATAGAAAAAATTTTCTCAGCCATGAAAAAATAG
- a CDS encoding chemotaxis protein, which produces MAKKDYLPKILETGANELEIIDFRMYELLDNGEIYEWVLGVNVAKVREVARKPENIVKSPGSPPEVEGIAKIRGEIVPIVNLAKWMKIREPEGAGKYIIVMEFLREIVGVIVHEAKRIRRIKWADIKKPPPSIEERLGGKIVGVIEIEEGQLLLLLDFEGILDELGMIKIFGVDEEVPEEEVERKGHFTILILDDSPVARKIIRGILEKDGHTVLEASSGLEGLDILNKYLEQAKAEGKDVTDYIQLIVSDIEMPGMDGLTFTRKIKEHPELSKIPVIINTSLSDRATVDKAKFVNADAHLVKFDAPDLLKLVHKYAIKKG; this is translated from the coding sequence ATGGCAAAAAAAGATTACCTTCCTAAAATACTTGAAACAGGAGCAAATGAGCTTGAGATAATTGATTTCCGAATGTATGAACTTCTGGATAATGGAGAGATATATGAGTGGGTCTTAGGTGTAAATGTTGCAAAAGTCCGTGAAGTAGCCAGAAAACCAGAAAATATAGTCAAATCCCCAGGCTCTCCCCCTGAAGTAGAAGGAATAGCAAAAATCAGGGGAGAAATAGTCCCAATAGTAAACCTTGCAAAATGGATGAAAATCCGTGAACCAGAAGGAGCAGGAAAATACATAATAGTAATGGAATTCCTGAGAGAAATAGTTGGTGTCATTGTCCATGAAGCAAAAAGAATAAGAAGAATTAAATGGGCAGATATCAAAAAACCTCCACCAAGTATAGAAGAAAGACTGGGAGGAAAAATAGTTGGTGTTATTGAAATAGAAGAAGGTCAATTACTTCTTCTACTTGACTTCGAGGGTATACTTGATGAGCTTGGAATGATTAAAATATTTGGAGTAGATGAAGAAGTTCCAGAAGAAGAAGTTGAAAGAAAAGGGCATTTCACAATTTTAATCTTAGATGATAGTCCGGTAGCAAGGAAAATAATTAGGGGAATACTGGAGAAAGATGGTCATACAGTATTGGAAGCTTCCAGTGGTCTTGAAGGATTAGACATCCTGAATAAATATCTTGAACAGGCAAAAGCAGAAGGAAAAGATGTAACAGATTACATACAGCTAATTGTTTCAGATATAGAAATGCCAGGAATGGACGGTCTTACTTTTACCAGGAAAATAAAAGAACATCCAGAATTATCTAAAATACCTGTAATTATAAATACATCTTTAAGTGATAGAGCTACAGTTGATAAAGCAAAATTTGTTAATGCTGATGCTCATCTTGTTAAATTTGATGCTCCAGACCTGCTAAAACTTGTTCATAAATACGCAATAAAAAAAGGATAA
- a CDS encoding ArsB/NhaD family transporter, which produces MEHHTTTILGMLGLGSKENLYWISILLFVGTYTMIILEKFFHRVPAALLGGTLAIFLGVVTPEAAWEAIDHNTMFLLIGMMIIVSVLIESGFFSILSSVALRITKGDPLKIILTFTMLTAVLSAFLDNVTTVLFMVPILISITRKLKLPPVPYVIATVLASNIGGTATLIGDPPNIIIGSLGNFTFMDFIVNLAPIVIVTHIIGTIVFIGMMKFQGHLEAKVKDEEELKRIVEEQKIEYDIVLMRKGLIIFGITIILFFLHHILHLEAGTIALFMASALMLWSKENPEKIFERVEWTTLMFFLGLFVVIGGLEHSGVFEDAARLVAGVITDPMSGILILGSLSAIISGIVDNIPFTMAMSYVLIDLAKTATFNTEPLWWALALGACLGGNLTIIGASANVVAAGLSEREGYPLKFFDFVKQGTPVTIVTVIVALGLLWLKYTIFGV; this is translated from the coding sequence GTGGAGCATCACACAACAACTATACTGGGAATGTTAGGTTTAGGGTCTAAAGAAAATCTTTACTGGATATCTATTTTGCTATTTGTTGGTACTTATACAATGATTATTCTTGAAAAGTTCTTCCATCGTGTACCAGCAGCTCTGCTTGGTGGAACTCTGGCTATATTTCTTGGTGTAGTTACACCTGAGGCAGCATGGGAAGCGATAGACCACAATACCATGTTTCTTCTTATTGGTATGATGATTATCGTTTCCGTGTTAATTGAAAGTGGATTTTTCTCCATACTGTCTTCAGTGGCTTTAAGGATAACCAAAGGAGACCCCTTAAAAATAATTCTTACATTCACAATGTTAACTGCCGTTTTATCCGCTTTTCTGGATAATGTGACAACTGTGCTATTTATGGTGCCTATTCTAATTTCTATAACACGTAAACTTAAACTTCCTCCAGTTCCTTATGTAATTGCCACTGTTTTAGCCTCTAATATAGGTGGAACTGCAACATTAATTGGTGACCCTCCCAATATAATTATCGGTTCTCTGGGAAACTTTACATTTATGGACTTTATAGTTAATCTGGCTCCAATCGTAATTGTTACCCACATAATAGGAACAATCGTTTTTATAGGAATGATGAAGTTTCAGGGACATCTTGAAGCAAAAGTAAAAGATGAAGAAGAGCTTAAAAGAATAGTAGAAGAACAAAAGATTGAATATGACATAGTTTTGATGAGAAAAGGACTGATTATATTTGGGATTACAATTATTCTATTTTTCCTCCATCATATACTCCATCTGGAAGCAGGAACAATCGCATTATTTATGGCATCAGCCTTAATGCTATGGTCAAAAGAAAATCCTGAAAAAATATTTGAAAGAGTTGAATGGACAACTCTTATGTTCTTCTTAGGTTTATTTGTAGTAATAGGTGGACTTGAACATTCTGGAGTATTTGAGGATGCTGCCAGATTAGTTGCAGGGGTTATAACCGACCCAATGTCTGGAATTTTGATTTTAGGTAGTCTTTCTGCCATTATTTCAGGAATTGTAGATAACATTCCATTTACCATGGCGATGTCTTATGTTCTTATTGACCTGGCAAAAACAGCCACATTCAATACAGAGCCTTTATGGTGGGCTCTTGCTCTGGGTGCCTGTCTGGGAGGAAACTTAACAATAATAGGAGCTTCAGCAAACGTTGTTGCAGCAGGACTTTCTGAAAGAGAAGGATATCCATTAAAATTCTTTGATTTTGTTAAACAGGGAACACCGGTAACTATTGTTACCGTGATTGTTGCTCTCGGTCTCCTGTGGCTCAAGTATACTATTTTTGGGGTATAA
- a CDS encoding chemotaxis protein CheA, with the protein MKLNFTDDMREILEEFLIEADEILANLDQDLIELETNPEDKELLNKIFRGMHTLKGGAGFLGLTSIVEIAHKIEDIFNKLRNDELHLTSEMMDVIFEGVDKLKEAIDMLKENDEIPDEEDIKELLNKLEQILSGETVIEAEVITDNNSQTENSENTEFEFVPGVDEDIKKLILQYPGKDLGEILEELILLPPDERPPLEVIEKLEQLITEGKDVKDLIIPKTSTKQEKEEKTEEVSKETEVQQPVETQKSQPKPEIKTPQKEAVQTKKKKTEKKEEVIRVDVDRVETLMNLVGELVLDRNRIVKLASGLEANCNSSDTIEELIDSITGMSRTVSDLQDAVMKLRMQPVKKIFSKFPRIVRDLAKKLNKKVNLVLEGEDTEIDRSILDKLEDPLIHLVRNAIDHGIEPPEERIKAGKPEVGTIKLSAYQEGDRIIISIEDDGRGINVEKVKQKAIEKGLITPEQAENMSDKEAYELLFMPGFSTADQVSEVSGRGVGMDVVASTIHSLRGTIEVESEPGKGTKFIMKLPLTVAIIRTLMVGANDRIFAIPLYSVVEIVRYEPENVKRIGQFKSFMLRDEVHLLFSLNELFDIEDEGEKQFIVIVRVGEKNIAIAVEELFGEEEIVIKPLGKLLENVQGIAGATITGDGRVVLIVDTNSLINDKKSQLIGVL; encoded by the coding sequence ATGAAGCTAAACTTTACAGATGATATGAGGGAAATTTTAGAAGAATTTCTTATTGAAGCAGATGAGATACTTGCAAATCTTGACCAGGATTTAATAGAACTGGAGACAAACCCTGAAGACAAAGAACTCCTAAACAAAATTTTCAGGGGAATGCACACCCTCAAAGGTGGAGCTGGATTTTTAGGACTTACATCAATTGTGGAAATAGCCCACAAGATAGAAGATATCTTCAATAAGCTCCGTAATGATGAACTTCATTTAACCTCTGAAATGATGGATGTAATTTTTGAGGGTGTTGATAAACTAAAAGAAGCAATAGATATGTTAAAAGAAAATGATGAAATTCCTGATGAAGAAGATATAAAAGAGCTTCTAAATAAACTGGAACAAATTCTGTCTGGTGAAACAGTCATTGAAGCAGAAGTAATAACAGATAACAATAGTCAAACAGAAAATTCAGAAAATACTGAGTTTGAATTTGTTCCTGGTGTGGACGAGGATATTAAGAAGCTGATACTCCAATATCCTGGTAAGGACTTAGGAGAAATTCTGGAAGAGCTTATACTTCTTCCTCCTGATGAAAGACCACCTCTTGAAGTAATAGAAAAATTAGAGCAACTAATCACAGAAGGAAAAGATGTAAAAGACCTTATAATCCCTAAAACTTCTACAAAACAAGAAAAAGAAGAAAAAACAGAAGAAGTTTCTAAAGAAACAGAGGTTCAACAACCTGTAGAAACACAAAAATCCCAACCAAAACCTGAAATAAAAACGCCCCAAAAGGAAGCAGTCCAAACAAAAAAGAAAAAAACAGAAAAAAAAGAAGAGGTTATCAGAGTAGATGTAGACAGGGTAGAAACTCTGATGAACTTAGTTGGGGAACTTGTCCTTGATAGAAACAGGATAGTCAAACTGGCTTCAGGATTGGAAGCAAACTGTAATTCCTCTGACACCATAGAAGAGCTAATAGATTCTATAACTGGAATGAGCCGAACAGTTAGCGACCTGCAAGATGCAGTAATGAAACTCCGAATGCAACCTGTTAAAAAAATATTCAGTAAATTCCCAAGGATTGTGAGAGACCTTGCCAAAAAACTTAATAAAAAAGTAAATCTTGTACTTGAAGGTGAGGACACAGAAATAGATAGGTCTATACTGGACAAACTGGAAGACCCTCTTATCCACCTTGTTAGAAATGCAATAGACCACGGTATAGAACCTCCAGAAGAAAGAATAAAAGCCGGAAAACCTGAAGTCGGAACAATAAAGCTTTCAGCATATCAGGAAGGAGACAGAATTATAATCTCAATTGAGGATGATGGACGAGGAATAAATGTTGAAAAAGTAAAACAAAAAGCTATAGAAAAGGGTTTAATAACCCCAGAACAAGCAGAGAATATGTCAGACAAAGAAGCTTATGAACTTCTTTTTATGCCCGGTTTCTCTACTGCTGACCAGGTAAGTGAGGTTTCAGGAAGAGGTGTCGGAATGGATGTTGTTGCTTCTACAATTCATTCCTTAAGAGGAACCATTGAGGTTGAAAGCGAACCTGGCAAAGGTACTAAGTTCATAATGAAACTACCTTTAACTGTTGCAATTATAAGAACCCTTATGGTTGGTGCCAATGATAGAATTTTTGCAATTCCACTCTATTCTGTAGTTGAAATAGTTAGATATGAACCTGAAAATGTAAAAAGGATAGGCCAGTTCAAATCATTTATGCTCAGAGATGAAGTTCACCTTTTATTTAGTTTAAATGAGCTGTTTGACATTGAAGATGAAGGAGAAAAACAGTTTATTGTTATTGTCAGAGTTGGAGAAAAAAATATTGCAATTGCAGTGGAAGAACTATTTGGAGAAGAAGAAATAGTTATCAAACCTCTTGGCAAACTTCTTGAAAATGTCCAGGGAATTGCTGGTGCTACCATAACAGGAGATGGTAGAGTAGTATTAATAGTAGATACAAATTCTTTAATTAATGATAAAAAATCACAACTTATTGGAGTGCTGTGA